The genomic DNA TTTGTTGTTAAACGATTTATCTATTTGTTTTTGAGTGTCTTATTATTCGAAGGCTTACTCAACACCTTCTTCTTTCATTTTGTCTTGATTTTGAAGAGCAGAAAGGATATTTCTGATTGGCGACTGAAGTAATCCAATGATTTCTCCAAGCATCTCTTCTTTAGATTTAAGACTTGCAAGAGTGCCTAATTTATCATCCCCAATGTAGAATGTTTCATCTAAATAAGCGGATTTTAAAGCTGGGAACTCTGCGTTCTTTCTAAAATCTTTAATCAATTTTGCTGGAGCATTGGCTGTTTCTGAAATCATCAATGCAGAGTTTCCTTTAAATGTATCAAACATTTCGGAATAGTCTACACCTTCCATTTGCTCCATCGCTTTTCTAAGCAAAGTGTTCTTAACCACTTTAAGCTTAATGTTGTTCTTGAAGGCTCTTCTTCTAAAATCTGAAGTCGCAGAAGCATTCATTCCTTCAAGACTTGCTACATATATATTTTTAGCGTCTTGTAGCAATTCTTTTATTTCTTGTATTACTAATACTTTTTCTTCTTTAGTCATTGTCTTACAGATTTTAGTTTACAGATTTAGTATCAATAGCAATACCTGGGCTCATTGTAGAAGAGAGATAAATACTCTTCATATAAGTTCCTTTGGCAGCTGTTGGTTTTAACTTCACTAAAGTTTGGATAAGCTCTTGTGCATTTTCTTTAATCTTCTGAGCATCAAAAGATACTTTACCGATAGCAGCGTGAACAATACCGTACTTATCTACTTTAAAGTCAATTTTACCAGCTTTCACTTCAGAAACCGCTTTTCCGATTTCCATAGTTACCGTACCAGATTTAGGATTAGGCATTAAACCTCTTGGACCTAAAATTCTACCCAATGGACCTAATTTACCCATTACAGCAGGCATCGTTACGATAACATCTACATCTGTCCAACCGCTTTTGATTTTGTCTAAATACTCATCTAATCCTACAAAATCTGCGCCCGCTTCTTTAGCTTCCGCTTCTTTATCTGGAGTAACCAATGCTAATACTTTAACATCTTTCCCCGTACCGTGAGGTAATGAAACCACGCCTCTCACCATTTGGTTGGCTTTTCTTGGGTCTACACCTAATCTCACTGCGATGTCTACAGAAGCGTCAAATTTTGCAATATTGACTTCCTTTACTAAAGCCGAAGCTTCATCAAGGTTATAGAGTTTATTTTTTTCTATCTTAGTAGAAACTTCTTTTTGCTTTTTTGTTAATCTTGCCATTTCTTAAGTTTTAAGCGTTAGTAGGTTTAGTTCCTGTTACTTTTAATCCCATAGATCTGGCGGTACCCGCTACCATACTCATTGCAGAGTCTAATGTAAAGCAGTTAAGGTCTGCCATTTTATCTTCTGCAATTTTCTGTACTTGTTCCCAAGACACGCTACCTACTTTTTCTCTATTAGGCTGTCCAGAACCTTTTTTCACTTTAGAAGCTTCTAAAAGTTGTACAGCAGCAGGTGGGGTTTTGATCACAAAATCAAATGATTTATCTTCATAAACCGTAATTACAACAGGTAATACCTGCCCTGGCTTATCTTGAGTTCTTCCGTTGAATTGCTTACAAAACTCCATAATATTAACCCCTGCAGAACCTAATGCTGGCCCTACTGGTGGTGAAGGATTAGCTGCGCCACCTTTCACTTGGAGCTTCACCATTTTAAAGACTTTCTTTGCCATGTTTGTTTTTTAATAATTAAATAAATAAAAATGTGGAAGCATTTTTCTGATAATCTGAGACTTAGAAGAACCCTTCTCACCTGAATTCACTCTACCACAGATTACGAGGTGCAAAATTATAACTTTTTTTTGAATCTGCAAACAAATCATATGATATTCAGTGACATTTTTAAATTTCATTTTTAAAATCAAGCCGAAGAAAATTCACCCCAAATTTATCCCTCTCATTAAAACCGCCTTATTTCTTCTCTACCAATATTTTATTTAAGTTACCAATTATATTGTTTTAATCATTTATTTTTAATATTATTGCAAAAAAAAAAAAAAAAAACATCGTGAAATTTAAAACAATACTTACATTTCTGTTTTTATTGATAACACTCCCTTTTGGAGCGCAACCTTATCGATTAAGTGGCAAAATCATCAACCAAGACACCCAGCAACCTGCAGAATCGATTCAAGTTTTGGTCTTAAAACAAGACAGCCTCGTGGCGAGCCATCTTTCCTCTGCGAATGGTCATTTTAGCCTTCTATTACCCTCAGGAATTTATAACCTCCAACTAAAAGCCTTTGGCGAAATGCTCCTCACGCAACAAGTGAAAATGGTTCAACATTTAGATTTGGGCTCTCTAACCATTAAACCCTCCAAAGCGCTAAAAGCGGTCATCATCAATGCTAAGAAACCGCTAATAGAGCGCCAAGTAGACCGAATGGTGTTTCACATCAAAAATTCTATCTACAGCACCAATACAGATCTGGTGGAAGTGCTAAACCACACGCCGATGGTGACTGCCAATGCGCAAGGCATCAGCATCGTGGGGAAAGGCAGCGTAAAAGTGATGCTCAATGGGCGCCCCTTGCCACTCTCGGGCAGTGAGCTGGCATCTTATTTAAAAGGAATGCAGTCTAACGATGTGCTGAAAGTGGAAGTGATCACCTCGCCGCCCGCACAATACGATGCCGAGGGCAATGGCGGGCTGATTAACATCATTACCCAACAAAAAACCCAGAACCTTTGGAGCGGCAATTACGCCACCTCGGGGACACTGAGCGCTCAATTTTCTAACGCTAATCATTTGGGATTGAACTACCGAAAAAACGACTTCCAAGCCTTAGTGCGCCTGCGGCAATCAGATCAACACAACCAAGTTTATGAAAATCAGAATCTTCTGTTTACCAATCAAAATCAGCTGAATAGCCATACCGATAGAAATGACACCTCGCAAAATTGGGGTACCAATATGGACCTTTCCTATCAAACTTCTAAAAACAATCGCTTGGGGTTGGTGTATGATTTTAGCCATTATAAAAACCAATACGACAGCCAGAATACTACGTGCTATTTCTCTCCTACCGCCCTTGATTCTACGCTCTACACCAGTGCCCATTATCACAAGCCTACCACTGCCCACACACTGAGCTTTTACGATGATTATCAGCTGGATTCCTTAGGTTCTAAACTGAGTTTTGCAGGAAATTATTTTAACCACCGCTCTAATTCATCGCTGCTGTTTTCCACACCTCAACAGCCACATTTGTCGCCCACATGGAACACCAGTCGGTTGCATTATCAAGTGATTTCTGGGCAGGTAGATTGGCAGCAAATGTCCTCATTTCTCAATTATGAAACAGGCATTAAATGGACACAATTTGACAATGAATCCATCATTCAATATTATACCCAGAGCCAGAACCAATGGGTAATAGACCACAATAGAAACAATCAGTTTCAGCTCCGTGAGCGGTATTATGCGGCTTATTTATCATTGAAGAAAACGATAGCTGACCATTGGACTTTCAAATTGGGTGGCAGGTACGAATATACCACCACTGTAGCGCATCAACCTCATCAAAAGTCTGATTTTCAAAAGTCTTATGGAAATTTCTTTCCTAATGTTAATGTGATGTACCAACTGCCCCAACATTCGTGGTCGCTGAACTATAATAAGCGCATCCATCGCCCTTCTTTGGGGCAACTCAACCCGTTTAAATGGTATGCCAATCCGTATATGTACCATGTGGGCAATCCGCTGTTGCTACCCTCTATCACGCATAACTTGGAGCTCAACTATGTGTACAACAATGCCTTTATGGTGGGGATTTTCGGCACACAGCAAAACGATGCCTATGGCGCCATTGTTCAGGTAGACCACGGCATTAAATCTACCCACACCGAAAATGTGTACACCATACAAAATCTGGGCATTAACCTTTCTCTGGAACAGCGTTGGTTTTCTTTTTGGAACTTCTCTGCCAATGCCACCGCTTTTTACTCTCAATCTAAAACAAAACATCACGAAGTAAAGCCGTTAAAGGGCTATTCCTTAAGTTATTCTATTAACAATGCTTGGACAATCAATGCTGACCAACAATGGATATTTTTTGTGAATTTTTGGAGCGCTCTCCCTGGTAAAGAGTCTAATGTGGCAACGAAAAGCCTCTCAAATTTGAGCTTTGGCACCCGTTTTAAT from Riemerella columbina includes the following:
- the rplJ gene encoding 50S ribosomal protein L10, coding for MTKEEKVLVIQEIKELLQDAKNIYVASLEGMNASATSDFRRRAFKNNIKLKVVKNTLLRKAMEQMEGVDYSEMFDTFKGNSALMISETANAPAKLIKDFRKNAEFPALKSAYLDETFYIGDDKLGTLASLKSKEEMLGEIIGLLQSPIRNILSALQNQDKMKEEGVE
- the rplA gene encoding 50S ribosomal protein L1, which translates into the protein MARLTKKQKEVSTKIEKNKLYNLDEASALVKEVNIAKFDASVDIAVRLGVDPRKANQMVRGVVSLPHGTGKDVKVLALVTPDKEAEAKEAGADFVGLDEYLDKIKSGWTDVDVIVTMPAVMGKLGPLGRILGPRGLMPNPKSGTVTMEIGKAVSEVKAGKIDFKVDKYGIVHAAIGKVSFDAQKIKENAQELIQTLVKLKPTAAKGTYMKSIYLSSTMSPGIAIDTKSVN
- the rplK gene encoding 50S ribosomal protein L11, which codes for MAKKVFKMVKLQVKGGAANPSPPVGPALGSAGVNIMEFCKQFNGRTQDKPGQVLPVVITVYEDKSFDFVIKTPPAAVQLLEASKVKKGSGQPNREKVGSVSWEQVQKIAEDKMADLNCFTLDSAMSMVAGTARSMGLKVTGTKPTNA
- a CDS encoding TonB-dependent receptor domain-containing protein, translating into MKFKTILTFLFLLITLPFGAQPYRLSGKIINQDTQQPAESIQVLVLKQDSLVASHLSSANGHFSLLLPSGIYNLQLKAFGEMLLTQQVKMVQHLDLGSLTIKPSKALKAVIINAKKPLIERQVDRMVFHIKNSIYSTNTDLVEVLNHTPMVTANAQGISIVGKGSVKVMLNGRPLPLSGSELASYLKGMQSNDVLKVEVITSPPAQYDAEGNGGLINIITQQKTQNLWSGNYATSGTLSAQFSNANHLGLNYRKNDFQALVRLRQSDQHNQVYENQNLLFTNQNQLNSHTDRNDTSQNWGTNMDLSYQTSKNNRLGLVYDFSHYKNQYDSQNTTCYFSPTALDSTLYTSAHYHKPTTAHTLSFYDDYQLDSLGSKLSFAGNYFNHRSNSSLLFSTPQQPHLSPTWNTSRLHYQVISGQVDWQQMSSFLNYETGIKWTQFDNESIIQYYTQSQNQWVIDHNRNNQFQLRERYYAAYLSLKKTIADHWTFKLGGRYEYTTTVAHQPHQKSDFQKSYGNFFPNVNVMYQLPQHSWSLNYNKRIHRPSLGQLNPFKWYANPYMYHVGNPLLLPSITHNLELNYVYNNAFMVGIFGTQQNDAYGAIVQVDHGIKSTHTENVYTIQNLGINLSLEQRWFSFWNFSANATAFYSQSKTKHHEVKPLKGYSLSYSINNAWTINADQQWIFFVNFWSALPGKESNVATKSLSNLSFGTRFNVLDKKLNFNIRINDVLKGTASEGFLYYDDFHQFYSNYYDNRSVVVTVTYHFGENKTQAKNINFNDQYRAN